Proteins encoded in a region of the Drosophila gunungcola strain Sukarami chromosome 3L unlocalized genomic scaffold, Dgunungcola_SK_2 000005F, whole genome shotgun sequence genome:
- the LOC128259238 gene encoding TOX high mobility group box family member 4-B isoform X1 translates to MYIPSHTSPPPSPQLGWAWASDLYISLVAYSVIGMKKFLSRRMLSLDQSMLNDDDDEEDCDTYGSGVGGQNLLAQPEPHQPITQAPSKPLAPFALFFRDTVTAIKQQNPACSLEQMQVIVQTMWESLDETRKNIYSQRHEQEKRDYVRLMRGYRHQLSESEATSEVEPAIVVPPQPVVMPPQQQLVKPKLEAVEDPVLAQQQPPPEQIQLLTEAARVQKCTREQCNKPAIINPDWEDEYCSNECVVIHCRNVFNDWVLTMKTSPS, encoded by the exons atgtatatacctTCACATACATCCCCTCCCCCTAGCCCCCAACTGGGCTGGGCTTGGGCAAGCGATTTGTACATTAGTTTAGTTGCTTACTCTGTGATTGGGATGAAGAAGTTTTTA TCGCGGAGAATGCTTAGCCTGGATCAGTCCATGTTgaacgatgacgatgacgaggaGGATTGCGACACATATGGCAGTGGAGTAGGTGGACAGAACTTGCTGGCCCAACCGGAGCCACACCAGCCTATCACACAGGCACCATCCAAACCACTGGCCCCGTTTGCCCTGTTTTTCCGCGACACGGTAACCGCCATCAAGCAGCAAAATCCCGCCTGTTCGCTGGAGCAGATGCAGGTGATTGTGCAGACCATGTGGGAGTCGCTGGACGAGACGCGAAAGAACATATACAGCCAGCGGCACGAGCAGGAGAAACGTGACTATGTGCGTTTGATGCGGGGCTACCGCCATCAGCTGTCCGAATCGGAGGCCACGTCGGAGGTGGAGCCAGCAATAGTTGTCCCCCCGCAGCCAGTTGTCatgccgccgcagcagcagctagTCAAACCCAAATTGGAGGCTGTCGAGGACCCAGTGCTGGCCCAGCAGCAACCGCCGCCCGAACAGATCCAACTACTCACAGAAGCGGCCAGGGTGCAGAAATGCACCCGCGAGCAGTGCAACAAGCCGGCCATCATCAATCCGGACTGGGAAGATGAGTACTGCAGCAATGAGTGCGTGGTCATACACTGTCGGAATGTTTTCAACGACTGGGTGCTAACCATGAAGACTTCGCCCTCGTAG
- the LOC128259238 gene encoding TOX high mobility group box family member 4-B isoform X2, translating to MNQFHTPSFGDEVFELNDTPAESPNQASRRMLSLDQSMLNDDDDEEDCDTYGSGVGGQNLLAQPEPHQPITQAPSKPLAPFALFFRDTVTAIKQQNPACSLEQMQVIVQTMWESLDETRKNIYSQRHEQEKRDYVRLMRGYRHQLSESEATSEVEPAIVVPPQPVVMPPQQQLVKPKLEAVEDPVLAQQQPPPEQIQLLTEAARVQKCTREQCNKPAIINPDWEDEYCSNECVVIHCRNVFNDWVLTMKTSPS from the exons ATGAATCAGTTCCACACTCCCTCTTTCGGCGACGAGGTGTTCGAGCTGAACGACACGCCGGCGGAGAGTCCAAATCAAGCC TCGCGGAGAATGCTTAGCCTGGATCAGTCCATGTTgaacgatgacgatgacgaggaGGATTGCGACACATATGGCAGTGGAGTAGGTGGACAGAACTTGCTGGCCCAACCGGAGCCACACCAGCCTATCACACAGGCACCATCCAAACCACTGGCCCCGTTTGCCCTGTTTTTCCGCGACACGGTAACCGCCATCAAGCAGCAAAATCCCGCCTGTTCGCTGGAGCAGATGCAGGTGATTGTGCAGACCATGTGGGAGTCGCTGGACGAGACGCGAAAGAACATATACAGCCAGCGGCACGAGCAGGAGAAACGTGACTATGTGCGTTTGATGCGGGGCTACCGCCATCAGCTGTCCGAATCGGAGGCCACGTCGGAGGTGGAGCCAGCAATAGTTGTCCCCCCGCAGCCAGTTGTCatgccgccgcagcagcagctagTCAAACCCAAATTGGAGGCTGTCGAGGACCCAGTGCTGGCCCAGCAGCAACCGCCGCCCGAACAGATCCAACTACTCACAGAAGCGGCCAGGGTGCAGAAATGCACCCGCGAGCAGTGCAACAAGCCGGCCATCATCAATCCGGACTGGGAAGATGAGTACTGCAGCAATGAGTGCGTGGTCATACACTGTCGGAATGTTTTCAACGACTGGGTGCTAACCATGAAGACTTCGCCCTCGTAG
- the LOC128259303 gene encoding uncharacterized protein LOC128259303 yields the protein MSRVHKMAWSNVGIFLKLSSQRCQLLSLGSKNEVSGGLNTGKLKSDVLGSTSNARYMECLFTKWTKDNNSVHGTWQRFFKDLVHEKGETPSENPDQLEKDVAISLPHKQEVTLPNEPPHKCHEAKLLESGKKLSASTADKVRSCFPMANHSIDVSEGSPVLGRKTKYSPPVLKNQSSISKSSSEQLDSNTCVVCPQKVDMNVLALSTEIRTSGLSGCQDVLKLSTSCIKKCEGSSILTAKEMVNKFSKNQTRKFCQKKPPEELREASMTTEVKDFLGSRRTGNARNNFKTKFGCLDTFMKYWRQACRKGHLKRVSGPEIIVKRCTKANSKPRNIMYFKSYYEKNLSQGKDKVAKTAKKTPLKPKDENSKEQPEPRHCKSNDSKIQALGYQEEYKDSSKIKLEAEDITLKATEPPKKTESEGSSTSSKPKDKTDIYETLEDLINDIDDTTLDRDMIDPIEPKIKDSKTSNFLENTSKRNPAAYKTTLRVFKPKQKGNTKNDKTVKPKPEAFKPLRILNADQKDPPKAKPTNEDKSWIYSDEITLKNLKKPTNDTEKSTLKTPEVGKSPISDLKNNSIKKPLDENTREN from the exons ATGAGCAGGGTGCACAAAATGGCATGGAGCAACGTTGGCATATTTCTGAAGCTCAGCTCGCAACGTTGTCAGCTCCTCAGCTTAGGATCAAAAAATGAGGTATCCGGAGGGCTGAACACCGGCAAGCTCAAATCGGATGTCCTTGGGAGTACCTCGAATGCCAGGTACATGGAGTGCCTGTTTACCAAATGGACTAAGGACAATAATTCTGTTCATGGA ACCTGGCAGCGATTCTTCAAGGATTTAGTACATGAAAAAGGGGAGACA CCCAGTGAAAATCCTGATCAACTTGAAAAGGATGTTGCCATTTCTTTGCCTCACAAACAGGAGGTGACTTTGCCAAATGAGCCGCCGCATAAATGCCACGAAGCAAAACTATtggaaagtggaaaaaaacTTAGCGCATCGACTGCAGATAAA GTAAGATCGTGTTTCCCAATGGCAAACCACTCAATCGACGTATCGGAAGGATCTCCAGTGCTTGGGAGGAAGACAAAATACTCTCCTCCGGTACTGAAGAACCAATCGAGCATTTCGAAGTCATCTAGCGAACAGTTGGACTCGAATACTTGCGTGGTTTGTCCTCAAAAGGTGGACATGAATGTGCTGGCTCTTTCAACGGAAATCAGGACATCTGGACTGTCAGGCTGTCAGGATGTGCTTAAACTATCAACAAGTTGCATAAAGAAATGCGAAGGCAGTTCAATTTTAACAGCCAAAGAAATGgtgaacaaattttcaaaaaatcagaCTAGGAAATTCTGTCAGAAGAAGCCTCCAGAAGAGCTCAGAGAAGCTAGTATGACAACGGAGGTGAAAGACTTTTTGGGTTCCCGAAGGACAGGAAATGCTCGcaataactttaaaacaaaatttggaTGTCTCGATACTTTTATGAAATATTGGCGACAAGCTTGTAGAAAGGGCCATTTGAAACGGGTTTCTGGGCCAGAAATAATTGTGAAAAGGTGTACGAAAGCCAATTCTAAGCCAAGAAACATCATGTACTTCAAAAGTTATTACGAAAAGAATCTTAGCCAAGGAAAGGACAAGGTGGctaaaactgcaaaaaaaacacCATTAAAACCGAAAGATGAAAACTCAAAGGAGCAGCCAGAACCAAGACATTGCAAGTCGAATGATAGCAAAATTCAAGCTCTTGGTTACCAAGAGGAATATAAAGATAGCTCTAAGATAAAACTCGAGGCAGAAGATATCACTTTAAAGGCTACCGAACCaccaaaaaaaacagaatcCGAGGGGAGCAGCACTTCTAGCAAACCAAAAGATAAAACTGATATTTATGAAACCCTTGAAGACCTGATCAACGATATCGATGACACCACCTTGGATAGAGACATGATTGATCCGATTGAGCCTAAGATAAAAGACAGTAAAACATCAAACTTCTTGGAAAACACTTCAAAAAGGAATCCAGCAGCATACAAAACGACGCTTAGAGTTTTTAAGCCTAAGCAAAAAGGCAAcacaaaaaatgataaaacaGTAAAACCAAAACCTGAAGCTTTCAAACCTCTTAGGATTTTGAATGCCGATCAGAAAGACCCACCAAAGGCTAAACCCACAAATGAAGATAAATCATGGATATATTCAGATGAGATCacactaaaaaatttaaaaaaaccaactaATGATACGGAGAAAAGTACTTTAAAGACTCCTGAGGTTGGTAAATCCCCAATCAGTGATCTCAAAAATAACTCCATCAAAAAACCTTTGGATGAAAACACACGGGAAAATTAA